Genomic window (Luteitalea sp.):
CCTGCGCGATGGCCCGGCCGTATTCCGCATCGAAGAGCCCGGAGACGATGTTGAACTCCTGGAGGGCGTCCACCGACGGCAGCAGCATGTACGAGTTGAAGTTGAGGTCGGTGTTCTCGACACCGTCGAGCGAGTAATGGTTGTAGTGGATGCGTTGGCCGGCCACGTTCAGCGCGAAGCTGTTCCGTTGGCCGCCCATGCGCTGTTGGCCCTGGCTGGACGCCGGCCCGTAGGTTGTCGCGCCAGGCGTGAGCGACGCGAGCTGCAGGTAGTTGCGACCGTTGAGCGGCAGCTCGACGATGGCGCGATTCTCGATGACGGTGGCAACGGCGGCATGCTCGGTTTGCAGCAGCGGCGCGCCGCCGGTGATCTCGACCACCTCGGTCAGCTCACCGAGCTCGAGGGTCACGGGAATGCGGCTCGAGCTGCCCACCTGGACCTCGATGTCCCTGCGCTCGACGGTCTGAAACCCGGAGAGCTCAGCTTTCAGCGTATAGAGGCCGGGCGGGATCGCGGGGACCACGTAGATCCCGCTGGTGTTGGTGAGGGCCACGCGAACGGCGTTGGTGGCTTGATTGGTGAGCGTGATGGTCACTCCGGGCACCGCAGAGCCGGTGGCGTCCGTGACAACTCCGGTGATCTCGCCGGATGGTGTCTGCGCGTGCAGCGGAACGATGAGGGTACCAAGGAGCAGGACGAGCGTAGCCACAGAGCTGCGGGGCATGACACCTCCGTCGCCGGCGAGCCGGCGATGCTGTCGATCGTTTGCGATCGAGCACAAGGCGATCGGCCGCGCCGCGTCGCGCGCAAGCCGAGGTCAAGCGTGAAAGACTGGTGCGAAGATGTAGCCCAGCTCGGGAGTGGATGTCAACCCGAGAAGAGCACCAGAACCCAGCTGTTCGATCGACTGGCGGGGAGCGTTTCTCCTTGCAAGGCACCGCGGAACGGCTCGACAGGCCCGCCCACCGTGAGGCGTCGCCGTGAGAAGAGGGGAGGATCGCATCGCCGTGCTCGACTCTCAGCGCGACCTCGACGAAGCGGGCTTGGAAGACTCCTCGACCGCCATCATCGAGCCCATCGACTATTCGAGCCTGTGGCAGCACCTGGCCCGCGCCGTAGCCAGGATGTGTCCTACCTGGCTGTCAGGTCAGCGCGACGATCTGGTGCAGAGCGCGGTGATGCGACTCATGCAAATCGTGAAGAAGAAGGGGCTCGAGGGTGAGGGAGAGCCGCCCTTCGCGCCGTTTTACCTGTACAAGGTCGCGTACAGCGCCCTGGTGGACGAGATTCGCCTGGTGAGACGTCGCCGTGAGACCGCTATCGAGGATCACGCTGCCGTCGTCCAGGCGGTGACAACCGAGAATCCGGAGCGCGCCACGGCCTCGCGGGAGGTTGGCCGTGGCATTCAGGACTGTCTGGCCTGCTTGGCGCGCGATCGACGATTGGCCGTCACGCTGTACCTGCAGGGCCACACGGTTCCCGAGGCGTCCCGCATCCTGGACTGGCCGGCCAAGCGCACGGAGAACCTCGTTTATCGAGGTTTGGCGGACCTGCGAACGTGCCTGATGTCGAAGGGAATACGACCGTGAGAGACCGTCGCTCTTCGGACGAGAGGCTCAGACAGGCGTTCCAGGCGCTCGGCGACGCCACGGGGCGGGACTGTTCCGACCAGGAGCTGGAGCGCATCTGGCAGGCCGCATCGGGTGAGTTGCCTGCAGCCGCGCGCCGCGAGTTGGTGGAGCGGATGTCCGCCGATCCCGCGGGCGCCGAAGCGTGGCGAGGCGCGTGGGCCCTCTCGCAGTCATCAGCGGAGGGAGTGCCGGCGTCCACGCGGCTGCACCGTCGATACTCGACCCCGTCGTGGTTGGCTGCGGCTGCCGCGCTGGTCGTGATGCTTGGCGGGCTTCTCTTCCAGCTCAATCGGACGCCTGCGGATAGTACGTTTCGCGAGCCGGACCGCTATGTCGTGGAATCGCTCGTGCCGTCACGCGCGGCCTTGCCGCGAGACGCGTTCCGGCTGCGTTGGACGCCGGCACCGGAGGGCTCGGGCTACCAGGTGACCGTCACGACGGAGGACCTGCAGATGCTGACCACAGTGTCAGAGGTGGGCGCGACGGAGCTTCTCGTGGAAGAGGACCTGCTCGCGAGCATTGGCTCAGGAGAGCGAGTGTTATGGCAGGTGGTCGTGACGCTTCCAGGCGGCGAGCGCGTCTCGTCCCAGACCTTCGTTACACGCGTGCGGTGAGAGCAGCTACCCGCAGAAACGGGAGGGACCAATGAGGAAGATCATCACGACACGAACATTCGCGATTGGGTTGTTACTGGTGGGCGCGCTCGGCGGCATTGCAGGTGCGCAGGTTGATCGAAGTGTGACGCGCGCGCGTTACATCAATACCGGACTCTTCTCGGTGGCTTCAGATGAGGGCGTCAGCTTTCATGTGACCCTCGATGATCATCGTGGGGCGCCGCCAGCGAAGATAGCATTGCGGCTGATCGACCAGACTGGCGCGGTGGTGGTGCAGGAGCACGCCGTCCTGCAGCCCGGGCAATCGACGACCCTCCGGAGCATCGAGCCCGGTGTGTACCGCGCGCAGGCTCGGATCCTCGATCCGTTACGTCGTTTGAGCGACCGCCGCAGCGTCGTTAGTACCGTGGAGATCTTCGACGTCAACCTCGGTTTTGCCGCGGTGCGTCGGTTCATCTGTGCTCCTCCAGAGGTCGACCCCGGCAACAAAATACCTCAGGGGTAGGCAGCCCTTCGGAACACGTTGCGAGGATGCGAGCTCAGTCGATCCAGTTGCTCTTCTTGGTGTTGTCGATGGCCGTGCCTGCCGTCGTCGACGCCTCCAGCTCCAGGAGCCCATTTTCCGAGTGCTGGGACCGATTCGACCGGAGCCCTGACGACCATGACTCCGCGTACTGCTTCTATGAAGTGACGTTTCAGAACCGTCTTTGGACCGAGGGCGGGCGCCTGTTCGAACAGCTCATCGACGACCATCCAGAGAACTTTTGGCTGCCGCTCGCTTACGGCCACGTCCACCGCGCACGAGACCCCGATCGTGCAGAAGAGTTGTATCGCCAGTCCGCCAACGGCTTCCGCGAGGTGGGCAATGCCGAGGGGGAGGTCCTCGCACGCAGCAATCTCCGTGACTTTCTATTTCCAAAGGGGCGTGTGAAGGAAGCCACCGAAGAGATGCAACGGGTGGTCCAGATCGCCGCATCGGTCCACGATCCGATCCTCGAAGCGCGCGCGCGGATGCTCGAAGCAGCGCACATTCAGGACATCGGCGGCGACCTCGGTGTCGCATACCGCCTGTTGAAGCAAGCGGAGCGCACGATCTTTCCGGATGGTCCCTATCGTCTGCAGCGCACGGCACTGATGTCCCTGGGGGCCGTCACGTTCCGCATGGGGCGGTTGGACGATGCGCTCGCGACGTTCGAGAAGCTCGAAGCGCTGGCGGCCGCTGAAGCCGAAGGGCTTGTGCAGGCGAACGCGCGCTACAACATCCTCACCACTTCTGCGCTGAAGGAAACCCTCGTGCCGACGCCAGGGGGGAGAGAGCGGCTCATGCGCCTCGCCAAGCAGTCTCTGGCGACCGGTATCGCGGCGCAGAACCGAACCGTCACGGTCAGGACGCACCAAATCATCGCCGCGCTTCTCGCCCCCGAGGAAGAGAGGCAGGCCGAGGCGCTGGAGCATGTGGAGCGCTGTCTCCACATCGCCACGAAGGCGCGGATGCCTCACGACGAGGCGGCTTGCTCGTGGATCGCGGCGTCGCTGCTTCACGACAAGGCTCCCGACAGAGCGCGGGCGGCGGAGCTGCGCGCGCTCGAATCGACCGAGCGCGCAAATAA
Coding sequences:
- a CDS encoding sigma-70 family RNA polymerase sigma factor is translated as MCPTWLSGQRDDLVQSAVMRLMQIVKKKGLEGEGEPPFAPFYLYKVAYSALVDEIRLVRRRRETAIEDHAAVVQAVTTENPERATASREVGRGIQDCLACLARDRRLAVTLYLQGHTVPEASRILDWPAKRTENLVYRGLADLRTCLMSKGIRP